Part of the Antedon mediterranea chromosome 6, ecAntMedi1.1, whole genome shotgun sequence genome, CCTGGTTGGTTCTGGTAAGTTGCAATATCGTTAGTAGCTCAATATATTTGTTGAGGAATCCAACCATGGACCTAGATCCATGATCAAACGATGGACAAAAGTATGAGGAAGGGTTCATGCTAACCTAAAgctcttcttttttttccacATAACAGCTGAAAATTCCTATTCTAAAATAGTAAAACGTTTTCCGGACATTGGTGCATTACAAACCATTAATTGCATTGACGTCCTGGCCGTCCTGGCCGTATGTCAAGAAAGTCAATTTCAATTTGAACGTTACCACCACGAATGTACTACTGACATAACAGACTTCATTTCATCTGATGATCACCCACGAGAAAAGAAAGTTACGATCGATTATTTAATGCAAACTGTAGATTTCAAGGAAAGTGTCTCGGAGAGTTTGTATAACGAAGTAATTGATTATATTAAAAGTTTCGACGGACAAATATTGCTGATGAATGATTTTGatgttatatttattcaaaaGAAATGTTAAACCAATATCTTGGACCTATGAAAGCGATGTTGtcaaatagatttaaaatatatgtatataatattgtatacacaatatgcaaataaaatatatacaataaggTACACTATCTACACAACCTTAGAAATGCCGTAAAATGTTGTCCCATTTAACTAATCTATATTATTGgtaaataaattcattaaacCAACGTGCTGGTACTGCTTtgtaataaattgtttaataattaattttattaaaaatctaATACATCTGTACATATGGCTGTGTACGTTATACCAAATGGATGAGCCTTTTGTGTACCATCATCGTCGTTCAATTTTATCAGTCCACATATTTTTAGAAAATCTACTGGTAACCATTTTTGTTATGGTAGTGACGGACTGACAAACGGATgtatataagaaaattaaatatatgagtttatatatataaacaaatcaggcaatatactgaaatttaattaattaatttgaaacgataaagataaaCACAGCAGACAAAGATATcacttcggagatcccgcctcgtgaataaaaatactgggcgtatcaatttgatctctgttgcgcgtgcgtacaactgaggactagtgctgttccgccgtaccacgccgagaatgttaaagagtcgctatccaatctaGTTttaacaataccatgaaagcttcagtggtctaatggttagggcaactgcatatcaagcagacggtccgagttcgagtctcggttggggcgactttttctcattctcgcagatctttatcgtttcaaatgaGTTTATATATAGAATGTGTACTGCTTTACGTATTGTTATTGTGATTCGTTAACTTTTGTATCATGTATTATAactataatttgtttaatattttgtggTCGAACCTCTTGTTGCGAGAGTGCTCTCAGTTTTAAAGGAGAGCAACCAATAATAGTATTATTCTAGTGTAGGTAATTACTAGAAACTTgcgataaaatattattaaagtttatttctggacctgtattttaatttggttGGATTTGGTTTCTTTTAgttgtatttaaatattatgttccaaatgtttttaatttaacgATGCGTTATTACTGTTGACACAGACAAAATGCACGTAAAACTGAAACCTTTTGTTTGTGTTTCTTTGGAATTTACAATCAAACGATTATATGCTTGTCACGGTGTACGCTTCCATAGATCAGTGTAGCATCCAGGACACAAACAGATAGATAGTTTGTTTTGTTGGTTCTTGTATGGGGTTAGCGGGGACTGAGTATAGCGAAAGCACATCTGTTAGTTTGTGTTTCTTTGGAATTTACAATCAAACGATTATAATGCATGTCATGGTGTACGCTTCCATAAATCAGTAGCAGGGATTTTTTgggtaattaaaaacaaaattaaacatgaaGTGTTCTTCTGCCAGAAAGCCAAGATAACAAATTAATGCTTGGGTGATACTCTCTCCAATACAAAACGTAGGTAGGAAGCACTCGTTTTATGTTCGTACTTTCGTAGGTCAAGAGAATATGAATTTAACCGTATTATaaaagaaatttatatttttgctaATAGAAACGTGCCCTGATAACACATTAAATTCGGTTTCATTCCAGTCTCAATTATAGATAGCCGGCCCTAATAGTATGCTTCACTTACAATTAATGTTGTTAAAGAAGACGATGTGAACATTATACTATAGACAAATTAAGTTTAAGAAATACACCTGATAATTTTGGCCCAAATTGAAGACCGAtactttcttttctttttttaatatatcgtatttttctgaaaatcaTTTATATCAATCTATTGGTTTATAGCTATGTGAAATTTAGGATGTTAAATTGGAAATTGTGGACGTTATCGTGCAAACATATTACTAGCACACCCTATACAGTATAGTTTCGTTTCACTATatagtataaaataatacacGTGCTTAATTAATGTATAACTTCTGTGTTAAGTAATCCTTTTGCAATATCAGCAAATGTTGTGTGCATATCATCCAGACTAAAACTTGTAATGTTTCGACCGTAGAAACTATAATATAGTTTAATAGCATAGTTTAACTTATGGTTACAATGACCATGGAAAATGTTCTGGCATGCTTGCTCGGCAAAGTCTTTCAAATCATTGCGACGTAAACTATCTTTCTCAATATGAACGTACTCTTGATACTTAGTAGTCAATCTTAGTAATTCTGCAGATTCATCATAAACTTGTGGATCGTAGTTTGTAAATGTTTCCAGCCATTTTTTAACAAACGTTGAGtttttttcagaaaaaataattgaaGAACTAACGCCATAATCCTCTTTTCCAAGAGTTGTTGAATCATGAAAAAGTTGTTCCGCTGACTTTAGAAAGAGTACATCTGTATCAATATAAATTCCACCATGTTTTCTAAGAGCTTCTAATCTGACAAATATTGACTTATGACGTAAATCTGCAACGAGTTCACCATTTAATCTAATATCAGGATTCTCTAATATTACACGAATATTAGGCATTTTACGAACAGAGTCCCAGAACTGTCCACGGAAAAATGCTTTTCCTGCGTAGAGGTGGAAGTAGATGCGTCTTGGGGAAAGGTATTCCTGTAAGCTTAAGACGCTAAGGTAATGATGCAGTTTAAATTCCCCCTCTTTCATCCAGGTATAGTGTACAATTCGTGGAACAACCGTACTGTCGATGCGTACATTTCGTTTGTAACTGCTTTTTCGCATTTTTTGTGTAGGTTTTccattatttaaattcaatctCCGACTGAAATTAGAATGTTTGTTATAAACAATATTAGCATTAGTAGAAAAACTAAACATATTCTTCTTAACCATCGTCTGGACCTTCTTTTCAGTATTCTCATCTGCAAAGTAAGTTAAACACATAATCATTAATGTAATCATATCAATAAACAAATCCAGGCCGAAACGTCCCACtttgtgggccgaaacgtctcactttagacaaaatttatatacattttgttgcggtatttattcattttttaaagggTTTTAACTatccatattttattgatattggtTGTTGATATAATATACTCCCGTTACCGTACATTATGTATTAAACACAACAGATACAAACAAACATGGTTGTTTCTCTGTATTTCGATCATACCGTAAGGAACACGAACTTCGTACTTAAAAGAacaaaacataggcctaccgTTATAACGAACGTGACAAACAGTTCCGTAGAAAGGCATAAACAATCCTTTTTAATGCTCTTCTGTTGATTTGCAGaatgaaaatgtatttagaTTTTAATATATCTTGAAGCTATTAGTGTTGTCCTGTACACAGTGAACATAGAAAATGGGAATTTATGGACTTTGAACGGCGCAGTACTTTGTGTATAAGTCTATAGCTGTATTGAACACTAACACGACTTGTACTTATAAATAACTTACCTGACGGTGTATTTAATTAGAAACGTGGTTACAAACAGGATATTTCCCAAAGGGCGTATACGTCTGCCTACATGTAGGCCTTTATGAGTAGATAAAGAACTAACATTTTCGAAAACAAGGAAAAAaccaaattcttttttttaatgtaattattattcgATATgtcatatattttgttataactTCTTGTAGAGGTATACAGTAAgcagttatgtcaacaaataaaagagtCCAAACTATtcaatttttagtcgcgtgcaacgcaactctacagctcactatgtcggtcggttggttggtcggttggtcacTAACTTGGgtacgcgactgcagccatgtatatggccttgtttaaacATAATCGATAACACTACCAATATATCGACattgtatacaaaaaaaatcaagataagataagttaaaactgcctcaatataagtttatttttacgacatgtttcgggcatagcccatcatcaggtgtaTACACCCTCTTATAGAGGCATTTTAACCAGTTGTGTCATATATGCAGAAGCACTACTTTTATACTTTGTAATGACAAACATTGTTTACTGCAGCCAAAATTActaatactagatggtacgctcgccccacagatggttctcgaatacaccgTAATTTCAGCGTAGcgaaactggcgatttcaaatgtacgtaccgcaggactataatacattgtcgtttacagaaacgaataaatagacacgatgatttatgtagtgaACTAAAATTATCACCCTGGGAATACCTTCCGAAGGaaaaacttatcacaaaatgagtccaaattttttgatttggactcatttaaagaaacccaatttgtgttttgtatgtaacattagggttgagggatgggaaagcggatatattatatctaacagtacgaacattcacagtaagaaatgttcgattcaaatgaggaccaaaaatagttaataggtatttacagtattttcaaaGTATTGccagtttattctcaaagggcccatatatttacctaccgtatatgttaaaccaagggctcataaatttacctacttgtgttaaaccaaattctggcagactgagagattgggatgttccattcatcgcaaatcaatacatttgtataatcgtatatattaaatctatcaatatagtatttttttaagaaaatcggccagtcttcaacattatgatgctgtactctagctgttcaaccagttttcagctattaaaaacaattatcgtaggaggagataggaaaatgcgaagcctcctcgcatttttgtggcgggtatttttcaagatggacatccattagacagtgtataccacgatcggaaaacaccctatttggggcaaatcgttgaacctaaattcgttttaatcgtcaataactaattatctaacttaatttaattagtaaacagtgttacatcaggtggttaaaatcagtaccgaaagtacgaaccaactttatataccatcgagtaaaaattctagaagtaaggcgcgatttaccgaattttgcccttacgtaaatttatatatagataaatttaCCAATATCTGTTTTATAACAGTTgcaatataaaagaaaatataattctaattttatctttaaatctttaaaattaaagtttataTCATCACTTGAAGATTAtctttacaataaaaacaattcctACCGAAATAGATTTATTCCTCAAACTTATTAATAGATTCTCCAAAACCATCATATTTTTTGAACGATTGCAATTGCAATAAAAGATcaaattgattttaatattatctACAGAAAATTGCTGTAAAGATATTCTTAAAACCTATTAATGCATGCTTCGTGTTATTTAATGTTGTACATGAATTTatttactataggcctattagaAAACTTGCCGACTACACTGTAAAAACGGCGTTTAGATTCTAAACGCATAGCTTGTACCCACTTTTTCCACACGTTTAGCTCGATACATGTTTAGCTTTTCTATGCGTTTAGATTCTAAAGGCATAGCTTGTACCCACTTTTTCCACACGTTTAGCTCGATACATGTTTAGCTTTTCTATGCGTTTAGATTATAAATGCATAGCTTGTACCCACGCTTCCACATGTTTAGCTTTACACATGTTTAGTTTTTTCAcgtatttttacattaaaaaaaacaaaatgctgTGGATGACAAAACATAAATTCAAACAAACCAAACATGTACagaattattatcaattttatttttccttAACATTGAAATACATTTTAGTTGTACTTTTTactattcacatttttttatttatttatttatttattcaggtttatacaataaaaaacatgCAGCCCGAAGGCTGAAATTGttgatttacaaaaatatatatataaatatatggaaacagaaacatttaaaaaaatacaaaaatttatacaaaacattaaaaaatttgaaaaaatcagttaaaaaaataaaattatgttatgttaaaaagaTTCcaaaatttatatacaaatgcaTAGGCcaatatatgtaaatatttataacatagACATCTTCAGCGTGATCAGGTACTGTTTGAATTAAGGATTCTACTTATGGTAAGGGCAGGCGAAGTCTTAAGACGGTTAGTTCTGCAAACAGGTATATTAATTAGGGGTTCATCTACCGTGGTTGATCTAAGCTCTCTATTAATAATGCGGTAGTCGGGCAAAATAGTTCTGTACAATTCGGATTTCAAGAGCCTTTCTCCAAATTTTTGAATGAACGTCTCTCGTCTGGATGCGAGAGTGGTCATATCAGTAAGCTCAAGAGCTGAATCATACGTAAGGAAAGCGGGACCCAGAATAATACGTAAAACTCTCTTTTGCACTCTTTCAATGGTCGATATTTGGGCCTTATTGATGCTTCCATGCCACACAGGGCAGGCGTATTCTAAGATTGGGCGAATATAACAAACATAAACGGATATCATATCATGAACTGGTACATTGGCCCTTCTAAGGATATATAACGTATACAACCTTTTGGATGCTCTTTTTACCATGTCACTGACATTATTATCCCATTTCAAGTCATCCTGGATTATAAGTCCAAGGAGCTTCATATACGAAACAACATTAAGTGTTGTACCGCTAAGGTAATAATTAGGAGGGGgaatatttcttttcaaaaaattaactctcatgataTGACACTTAGAGGGTTTAGGGACCATGTGATTTGTATCACACCACTCAGTAAGGTCATCAAGACAAGATTGAAGTTTAGGGGCATTACCATGTTTAACAGTGTCACCAAGAGTGAGATCATCAACATACTTCCACCATCTGCAGCCTTCCATAGAGATATCATTGACTAATATAAGAAACAAAATTGGCCCAAGCTTTGTACCCTGTGGAATCCCACATGTGATGTTGGCATAAGGGGAAAAGGATGAACTAagtttagtatttattttacgATCCGTCAGAAAGCTACAGATGGTGGGAATAATAGATGTTCTCACTCCGATGTCGACAAGCTTTCTAACAATGACCGTATGGTCAATTCGGTCGAAGGCCTTCGTAAAATCAACGGCACAAATATCCACAAAAGAATCACCTTTTTCAATATCACTAATTACAGACTGAATCATGTCCACAAGATAATGGCTAGTAGATGAGCCTTTACGGCTACCAAATTGTTTAATATCTAAATGTTGATGAATGTCACTAGTCACCCAATCAGTAAGGAATGACTCAAACAACTTGGCAAAGATGGGGGTAAGTGAAATTGGCCTGAGGTCTTGAAATGATGTCACATTAGGAACTTTTGGAACAGGAATGGCTGTTGCTAACTTCCATAACTCGGGAAATACACCTTCATTAagacaacaattaaaaatatgggCAAGTGGGGTAGCAATTTCAAAGGCGAATTCTTTTATAAGTTTAATTGGCAAGTCATCAGGGTGACTAGACTTCTTTGACTTTAGTTTATTAATCAATCGTCTGACTTGTCCAGGAAAAATTTTTGGCGGGGGTTCAGGTGAAGGCAAATATGCAGGAAGAGCATTTACATCAACTGGGGGAAGCTGTCGGCACACAGATGCAAAGTGGTTATTGATATCATTTGCAAGATCTTGATTTGAGTGGCCAGGGAATTTTAGCATGGTTCGATTTTTTAGATTGCATAGTTTACGTACACTGTGATGCCATGTTGCCGGATCATTATTTTTAAGGCCTCGCATTGATTTATCATAAAACATTTTCTTTGCTGAACGAATGCTTCTCTGGACAGCATTGCGTGTTTCTCTCCATTCAGCTTTAGTACAGTTGTTATACATTCGTTGCCTTGCATCAAGTAGTCGACGAACGTTTTGAGTCATCCAAGGACGATCAGCTATTCTTTTTCTTATTTGCTTGACAGGGAAATTGTGATTATATGCACCTTTTAAGACATTGAAAAAACCATTTACTTTCTCATTTATACATAAGTTACGATCGAACATCCAGTTCCAGTTATAGTTGGTTATCCATTGTCCAAACGATCTTACTGACGACTCTCTGTATGGTCTAACTTGCATACGCATATATTTGGATGGCGGCAACTCA contains:
- the LOC140052488 gene encoding histamine N-methyltransferase A-like: MATLVDDKVYYMEGFKLHSLKMGRYKIMEELAKSVFVTSVIEKMDTKDTNIRNLGIGSGNGEIESIFTKQLSDHFGKLENTVIEPAEEAIEEYKRLTAKNNWSNVEYSWFNAENSYSKIVKRFPDIGALQTINCIDVLAVLAVCQESQFQFERYHHECTTDITDFISSDDHPREKKVTIDYLMQTVDFKESVSESLYNEVIDYIKSFDGQILLMNDFDVIFIQKKC